The nucleotide sequence GTACCGGTGATCTTCCTCGATCTCTCGGCGGCCACGGATCAGTTCTGCTCTGTGGCCGTTGACGACACACTGGGGGCTACTCTGGCCATGCAACACCTGGAGTCGTTGGGTCGCTCACGTATCGCACTCGTGCGAGGTCCGGAAGGACTCCCCCAGATCGCGAGCCGATCCGCCGGCGCCCTCGACTTCGCACAACAGGGCGGGATGCGGTGCGAGGAGATCGTCACCTCGGGCTACTTCGTCCAGGCTGGCCTTGAGGCCGCGGCGGTCATCGCCAGTCGGCGACCGGACGAACGACCCGACGCGATCTTCGCCGTCAACGATCTTCTCGCCATGGGCGTCGTCTCCGGCCTTCTGGACCGGGGGATCGGTGTTCCGCGCGACATCGCCGTGGTCGGCTATGACGATGTCTCCGTCGCCGCAGTGGCGCGGGTGCCGTTGACAACGCTCCGTCAGCCCGCCCGCGAGATCGGCGCCCGTGCGGCAGCCCTCCTGATGGACGAGATCGAATCCCCCGAGACACACCAGCACGAATCCACTCGATTCCTCCCTGAATTGATCGTTCGCGCCAGCACCGTCGGTTAACTTGACAGGCTCGGTCCGGTCGACCTACACTCCGATGCATCCATTGCAACGTTACAATGGCGACCGTGGTGAGGGGCAAGGAGGTCCCCACAACATGACCCGACACAGCAAGCGCGGGCTCGTCCCGCTGATGGCCGCGATGTTCGCGGTCGCCCTGGTCCTCTCCGGCTGTTCCGGCAGTGGGGCCGCAGCGCCGTCCGGCGGCTCGGCGGTCAACGCTGATGCCGAACCGCCGACCCCGCCCGCAGGCGTCGCCTCGTTCGAGCCGATCGAGGC is from Microbacterium sp. LWH3-1.2 and encodes:
- a CDS encoding LacI family DNA-binding transcriptional regulator — its product is MAARAGVGLSTVSNALNRPQVLAAETLARVQAAIDDLGYVRNDAARSLRLGSSRAIGVIVSEASSPFFADVTQAATIALGDRNYSTLVGNAVQNASIEKQLIELFESQRVRGLLIAPMSGNPPGLSSIVNRGVPVIFLDLSAATDQFCSVAVDDTLGATLAMQHLESLGRSRIALVRGPEGLPQIASRSAGALDFAQQGGMRCEEIVTSGYFVQAGLEAAAVIASRRPDERPDAIFAVNDLLAMGVVSGLLDRGIGVPRDIAVVGYDDVSVAAVARVPLTTLRQPAREIGARAAALLMDEIESPETHQHESTRFLPELIVRASTVG